A stretch of Sphingomicrobium flavum DNA encodes these proteins:
- the mnmE gene encoding tRNA uridine-5-carboxymethylaminomethyl(34) synthesis GTPase MnmE, which yields MSGDTIVALSTGRLPSAIAIVRASGPKAAMLAERLTGRAPAAREAGFHIFRDPSSGDAIDEGICLFFPGPNSVTGEDVVEFQGHGSVATVESLIDVMTSYDDVRLAKAGEFTRRALFNGKMSLSEAEGLADLIEAETQEQRRSALTLLRGGLQSHWEELRDGLVELSAMAEGAIDYVGDEDETGGHDGRMEEQRVSLLSRLDEMLTLPDRRPIRDGIRVVLAGPTNAGKSSLINAIAGSDRAIVSDIAGTTRDIIEVPLRIDGTAYIFVDTAGLRDSEDQIEQIGIQRTNAALEQADILLWLGDSGACPEHPRTVLIAPKLDLRDQPVDEAINLSSTSGEGLSNLFAELSKLSETLLPDASGLSLTNWHRATLMEIRELITATVGSDPVIFAENLRFSRHLVDRLVGQAGVDHVLDRLFGRFCLGK from the coding sequence ATGAGCGGCGACACCATCGTCGCCCTCTCCACTGGGCGTCTGCCCAGCGCCATCGCCATCGTCCGCGCCTCCGGCCCCAAGGCCGCGATGCTTGCCGAGCGATTGACTGGACGTGCGCCCGCCGCGCGTGAGGCCGGATTCCATATCTTTCGCGACCCATCCTCCGGTGATGCGATCGACGAAGGCATTTGCCTTTTCTTCCCCGGGCCGAATAGCGTGACGGGCGAAGATGTGGTGGAATTTCAGGGGCATGGCAGCGTTGCGACGGTCGAATCGCTAATTGACGTCATGACGTCATACGACGATGTGCGGCTCGCCAAAGCTGGTGAATTTACGCGCCGCGCCCTGTTCAACGGCAAAATGTCCTTGAGCGAAGCCGAGGGGCTGGCCGACCTGATCGAAGCCGAAACCCAGGAACAGCGCCGCTCCGCGCTGACATTGCTGCGCGGCGGCCTCCAGTCGCATTGGGAAGAGCTGCGCGACGGCCTGGTCGAACTCTCCGCCATGGCCGAAGGTGCCATCGACTATGTCGGTGATGAAGATGAAACCGGTGGCCATGACGGGCGAATGGAAGAGCAGCGCGTCAGCCTTCTCAGCCGGTTGGACGAGATGCTCACCCTCCCCGATCGCCGACCAATCCGCGACGGGATCAGGGTAGTGTTGGCAGGCCCGACCAACGCTGGAAAATCTAGCCTTATCAATGCGATAGCGGGCAGCGATCGTGCCATTGTCTCCGATATTGCGGGCACCACCCGCGATATCATCGAGGTTCCCCTGCGGATCGATGGCACGGCCTATATTTTCGTCGACACAGCAGGTCTACGCGATAGCGAGGATCAGATCGAGCAGATTGGCATTCAGCGCACCAATGCGGCACTCGAACAGGCAGACATCCTCTTATGGCTCGGAGACTCAGGCGCATGTCCCGAACATCCCCGCACCGTATTGATCGCTCCAAAGCTCGATCTTCGCGATCAACCCGTTGATGAGGCAATCAACCTGTCCTCCACAAGCGGTGAAGGGCTTTCAAACTTGTTTGCCGAGCTTTCAAAGCTGTCTGAGACGCTTTTGCCCGACGCCAGCGGGCTCAGCCTGACAAATTGGCACCGTGCTACATTGATGGAGATCCGAGAGCTGATTACTGCCACCGTTGGGTCGGACCCCGTGATTTTTGCTGAAAATCTGCGATTTTCTCGCCATTTGGTGGATAGATTGGTCGGCCAGGCCGGCGTTGATCATGTGCTGGACCGGCTTTTTGGCCGGTTCTGTCTCGGAAAGTGA